A genomic stretch from Pararhizobium sp. IMCC21322 includes:
- a CDS encoding N-acetyltransferase — translation MLGTIKRTHFLKTRDQFNARGVCAKHRLVEVTPNPKNIVDRVSRIPWNWINKELYDVDVLTARIKNQNMRLFDFVEAGKQIGYCIAVPPDQNIARTFLTAVRPKNPIEIENIALFPEHAGNGRGRSVVNLMMGKLFEDGHDVVCLNTSETNYPTLSAFYERIGMTNVGQDEIPDFNIRTRQPACIVA, via the coding sequence ATGCTCGGGACAATCAAACGCACGCATTTCTTGAAGACCAGGGATCAGTTCAATGCGCGTGGCGTTTGCGCGAAACACAGATTGGTTGAAGTCACTCCTAATCCGAAGAATATTGTTGACCGTGTGTCGCGCATACCGTGGAATTGGATCAACAAGGAACTTTACGATGTTGATGTTTTAACCGCGCGGATCAAAAATCAAAATATGCGCTTGTTTGATTTTGTTGAGGCTGGAAAACAGATTGGCTATTGTATCGCTGTACCCCCGGATCAAAATATTGCCAGGACGTTTCTTACGGCGGTAAGGCCGAAAAACCCGATTGAGATTGAGAATATCGCCCTGTTCCCCGAACATGCTGGCAATGGCAGAGGCCGTAGCGTGGTAAATCTCATGATGGGTAAGTTGTTTGAAGACGGTCATGATGTCGTGTGTCTGAATACCAGCGAAACAAATTATCCAACATTATCCGCATTCTATGAGCGCATCGGAATGACCAATGTGGGGCAGGATGAAATACCGGACTTCAACATCAGGACGCGTCAGCCAGCATGCATCGTGGCTTGA
- a CDS encoding helix-turn-helix domain-containing protein → MRLVDQDIEKLIGQRLKKARLEAGLTQAALAEKIGVKFQQLQKYESGKNRISSSKLLQSAIILDQPVSYFLCDARAVLTGRQLLSEPRSLDDDETIFSYGLIVHQIRDPAFRRSFINLIRRHNKIAEIT, encoded by the coding sequence ATGCGCCTGGTAGATCAAGATATTGAAAAACTAATCGGGCAACGCCTAAAGAAGGCACGGCTTGAGGCAGGTCTGACGCAAGCCGCTCTAGCTGAAAAAATTGGGGTCAAATTCCAACAACTTCAAAAATATGAGTCCGGCAAGAACAGGATTTCATCATCCAAATTGTTGCAATCCGCTATCATCCTGGATCAACCAGTGAGTTATTTTTTGTGTGATGCGCGTGCCGTTTTGACGGGCAGGCAACTATTATCAGAGCCGCGAAGCTTAGATGATGATGAAACGATTTTTAGCTATGGCCTTATCGTTCATCAAATACGCGACCCAGCATTCAGGCGATCTTTTATCAATCTCATTCGCCGCCACAACAAAATTGCTGAAATCACCTAA
- a CDS encoding IS5 family transposase yields MSGQAGFWDVDDRYELLSRSGDPLESLERIVPWDVFRKPLAKALKRSDGAKGGRPPFDSVMMFKVLVLQTLYNLGDDQTEFMINDRLSFMRFLGLRLGDKVPDAKTIWLFREHLTQASAVDNLFARFDKHLAKNGYLAMGGQLVDATIVAAPKQRITKDEKAAIKAGKTVDEIWPDEPNKAAQKDVSARWTVKYSKAKAVPDGQKLQRDIAIPSFGYKNHIAIDRELGLIRSWKVTDAARYDGAQLADLATRNNTASGVWADTAYCSKKNKAWLAKNGFHSHIHTKKPKGRDMSGRAREANIRRSRIRSFVEHPFARIKNVMGLFIRTIGIKRATTKIGLANLVYNFQRMMWINRKRAPA; encoded by the coding sequence GTGTCAGGACAGGCTGGGTTTTGGGATGTTGATGATCGCTATGAGCTGCTGAGCCGGTCGGGAGACCCGCTGGAAAGTCTTGAGCGGATCGTGCCATGGGATGTTTTTCGCAAGCCGTTGGCCAAGGCGCTGAAGCGTTCGGACGGTGCGAAGGGCGGCAGACCGCCGTTTGACAGCGTGATGATGTTCAAGGTTCTTGTTCTGCAGACGCTGTATAATCTGGGCGATGACCAGACCGAATTCATGATCAACGACCGGTTGTCCTTCATGCGGTTTCTGGGGTTGAGACTCGGTGACAAAGTGCCGGATGCCAAGACGATCTGGCTGTTTCGCGAGCACCTCACGCAGGCCAGCGCCGTGGATAATCTGTTTGCCCGGTTCGACAAGCACCTTGCAAAGAACGGTTATCTGGCGATGGGCGGTCAGCTTGTCGATGCCACCATTGTAGCCGCTCCCAAGCAGCGCATCACCAAGGACGAAAAGGCCGCCATCAAGGCGGGCAAGACCGTCGATGAGATCTGGCCGGATGAGCCCAACAAGGCGGCGCAGAAAGATGTGAGCGCTCGCTGGACGGTCAAATATTCCAAGGCCAAGGCTGTACCCGATGGTCAAAAGCTACAGCGTGATATCGCCATCCCTTCGTTTGGTTACAAAAATCACATTGCCATCGACCGGGAGCTTGGTCTGATCCGTTCGTGGAAAGTGACCGATGCGGCCCGCTACGACGGGGCGCAGCTTGCCGATCTGGCGACCCGCAACAACACCGCGTCTGGCGTGTGGGCAGACACGGCCTATTGCTCGAAGAAGAACAAGGCATGGCTCGCCAAAAACGGTTTTCACTCGCACATACACACCAAAAAGCCGAAGGGGCGTGACATGTCTGGCCGAGCGCGCGAGGCCAACATCAGGCGCTCCCGAATTCGTTCCTTTGTCGAGCATCCGTTTGCCCGTATCAAAAATGTGATGGGATTATTCATCCGCACTATCGGCATCAAGCGGGCAACCACAAAGATCGGATTGGCCAATCTGGTCTACAATTTCCAGAGGATGATGTGGATCAACAGGAAACGTGCGCCTGCATGA
- a CDS encoding cytochrome c family protein, with product MKTNLPLLTTMFILGFLNIVYANSHERERISEQDEYCRGDVALVKTGEIVFKQCRSCHQFGPAAKHGVGPVLNDVLNSAAGSKIEYKYSDAFKKVSARGLRWDILNINEFLIHPGKFIPGTAMKFRGLSYEGDRQAVIAFLACSK from the coding sequence ATGAAAACAAATTTACCGTTATTGACAACTATGTTCATTCTAGGTTTTTTGAATATAGTATACGCCAATTCTCATGAACGCGAAAGAATTTCTGAACAAGATGAATATTGTCGAGGGGATGTGGCGCTTGTTAAGACCGGTGAGATTGTCTTTAAACAGTGCCGCTCTTGCCATCAATTTGGCCCTGCAGCGAAACACGGTGTTGGCCCCGTCTTAAATGATGTGCTTAACTCTGCTGCCGGTAGCAAAATAGAGTACAAATACTCAGATGCTTTTAAAAAGGTTTCGGCTCGCGGATTGCGCTGGGATATTCTAAATATCAATGAATTTTTGATCCATCCAGGGAAGTTCATCCCTGGAACTGCTATGAAATTTCGCGGATTGAGCTATGAAGGTGACAGACAAGCTGTGATCGCATTTTTGGCCTGCTCCAAATGA